GCAAGTCAAATAGTTGCTGCATATTATACCTCTGGAGATTTTATTACACTTCTAAAAGAACAAAGCTGGACAAAGGAAACTAATTTTTCATGAACCTGAATAAAGTTTACAAGTGAAGCAGAGAAAGAAGTTGGGCATAGAAGGCAAATGAGAGAACCCACGAAGAGCTTCCATTGTTACACATTCAAATAGTTGTACACTAATTAAGGGCAGAGCAAATCTACCCACCCACCACCGCCCTTTCAGAGGgagcaaagaaaaaaagaaatagggtATACCAAATCTCTTAACATAGTATCATGTATTGCCTGTGACTCTGTTGTGGCAAACAAAGACATCCATAGTGCATAAATCAAACAAATCAGAAGGGACGACCACCAGGTCCACCAGGCCCTCCAGGCCCTCCAGGCCCTGGTCCTCCACCAAAGCAGTCCCTAAATAGCCAGCAACAGCACAAGAAGTCGAAGCTGCAAAATCACCCAAATAAAACACtattaattaacaaataaattgataaacaaaatagaaatacCCAATCAAACTAAAGAATATTCTATGCATTTAAACTCACCAAGAATACATGAAGTTCCCAAAGCCACCGAAGAAGCCACCAGGACCCCAACCCCAACCAGGTCCTGGTCCTCCACCCCAACCAGGTCCTGGACCTCCACCCCAACCACCTGGACCTCCCGGACCTCCAGGTCCACCCCAACCTCCGCCtggacctcctcctcctccaccccaACCCCCGCCTggacctcctccacctcctcctggACCTCCAGGACCCATTCTTATCTCAGCTTACCGGCAGCACAATTACTACGGGGAGTACTGGACTAGTAACCACAAACAATGGGTAATCTCATTCCGCATAGAGCGGTTTTACATAGGAGTACACGGCATGCCACTTTCCTTAGCCTGGAGGTAGATCTCCATCCATCTTCACTTCCAACAACTGGTCAATAACATAAACAATTGGACCAAAGGTTCTTTAATCCCTGGATCCAGAACTGCTGTTCAATTTGTGCACCTGCTCTTTTCACCTAACCTTCAAAACCACCTTAACTTTCTTCCAAAACCCAAACAGCAATACCCATATTCTCCATATGTGGAAACGAATACTTTTGTGAATTACAAAGACTTTATACTTAGTACAGGCAGgtggaaagaagagaagaaaatttaaaaTGGAAGTTCTGCCAATGGATGCAGTTATATGGAGAAATTCAGCAATATATCTATAATATAAAGCAGGGTTCCTACTTTCCTCCTACTGGAAACCTGAGAGATTTTGTGATTTCCTAATATAACCATAtttaaataggaaaaagaatcaTTTATAAAATATTCATAAGGGTAATAATAAAATGgaatagagagagggagagatgttttcttttctgtttatatatatatggggagCATTCTCTGTGGAGTTACGCAGGGGCTGCACGCGCACAGCAGCAATGAGAACATGCGCTGGCATCTTGAGGGCGGGATTTCCTTCTTTCCTGGGgcagggcagtcattttgcccccagTGTCTGGGAATGgccttcccccacccccccccaaaacagaGAGGAAAGataaagggagagaagaagaaatgactAAACCATGGAGAATAAGAGAGGAAAAGATAAGAATAAAGTAAAGGAGATCTATTACCGTGGAGATGAGAAAGAAACGAGGaggaataagaaagaaaagagacaaaagaaataaagaagtgAGAGAAAACGCCATACCaaagaaggggagagagaaaaccTTCAGCCATCACTGACgacaaaccaaatcaattcaTTCAATTTCAACCATGGGGGCGGGGGTTGattatattctttatttatagaaGCTGAAGTAAAGTATCCCAGATTGACTCAATTACTAAGACTTTCCTGATTAGACACCCAATTATGAGTTTATGACTCTAATTTTCCTAAACTAACTTAAAGACTAACAGCTTCAGATAACATTGAACCCTACAATATGAGACacactaataaaataagaattttCGTGCACCCACTTAGAACCCCACTTTTGGACCCTATATTTCAGCCCATTACAAATATAAATACTAACACTAAAGCCCAATGCAAACCTATACTAAAACCTGGCCCAAATTGAAACCAAGCCTTAAATCGGCTCTGCATTCATCAGCTATGGCACCACAGCCGATAAGTAACAAAGCTTGCCAATCAAAATTAAGTAGACTTGGGTGGCTTGCATTAACTCAGTAGACAAGACTAAAAAGCATGACACAATACCATGATTCCACTCTGAAACCCCTCTTCTCAATCACTCACTCTTGCCTACATGAGAATATATCAAATACACCTTTTAAAGCCATTAATTTTGTCGTCCTAAGGTTTCACCTCTTCAAGACTTAACATGGTGCCGGAAACTTGGATCGATAATATGATAAAATGTTTCATTATTTAGAAAGATTGTTTGTTTGGCACAAATCTCAAATCCAACAACGCTCCAACAAGAATACCAGAGAGGGAAAACCAAGATTCAGGTAAGCAAGTACCATTTAGTGTATATAATAGCACAAAGAGCATAACAATAACAGCATTTTCCTATCACCAAAGATTAACCATGtttagaataaataaaaaagcttCCAGCAAGATTCCTAGCTAAAGAGTGAACCACAGATAAAGAATGAAAATATGCAAACACAAAGATAAACCGATACTTAAAGCCTCAGATTAGCATTTTGGCACATTCTTCCTCACCACCAACAACCCAGGTATGAATATACCTTGGTGCGCATATGTTGTAGAGGCTCATGCCTAATGTTGTCATCCTTGGCAAAGAATGTTTACTAGCACAAAAGCCATTGTCAATCAAAATGACAGGAATACAAAGCCCTGAGCTCTGTTTTGTAGGCAAACGAGGTGAATGAGAGAAATGAAAGTGGAGAGatgaggaaaagaaataaagattgCTTTCATTGGAGCTATATAGTTGAAAAAGAGAGGAATTGATTGGTGAGCAAGTCTCTTATAACCCTATGGTATCTTTACAACCAAGCTTCGGAAAGAAATACATGTTACCCAGTTAGAGATTGGAAGACATAGGCATCAAGAGCAAAGAAGCAACTACATTTTCAATCCACAAACATAACTATGCATACAAATAATTTTCTGATTACCACAAATGGTTAAAAGAATAAAACTATGTTCACCCATACGTAACCTTACTAAGAAACCTGAACACTTGAATGTGTGATCTCTGTTATAAGTAAATGACGAAGCGCATTCGGTCTCAATCTCAGCAAGCTAAAATGGGAAAAGGAAACAATACTACTGAACTAACAATTTATTTACACAAGAagtttaaaaaccaaaaaaaaaaacatatacagCGAATACTTCTCAAAAAGATCGAATATTGGAAATAAAAATGGCAACCGTATAAGTTTAAATAGAAGATCTAAAATTCTGAACATTTGACAATTGGATAATAGTAACTCAGGAGAGAACGAGGGGCTGGATTAAATCAAGTTGAAAATTGAGAAGAAAGATCAACCATTTCTCCTTCCTGAAAATGAAACAAAACTCGGAATAGAAAACGAAAGACAAGAAATTAGAACAAGCTTACAATCTTATgcggaagaaagagaaaaataatctCCTTCCGAACATCATTTATAGGCGATGCATGAGTTAGAACTTCAAATTCACTTCATGTAATAGTGGCACTTCACATTCGATGTCACCTCATTCTTATTGCTTCATCACTGCTTCAAGCTTACAtgattttcccatttttttattttttctggaGTCGAGCGTTAAAAATTCAGAGCGAGAGCCTGAAGCTAAAACCCTAGTGGCCGAGCCTAATCACTTTAATAAGAGAAGCACAACAAGGAATGTAAGTTGGGCCTTGCAAAGGTAGGCTGTAGGCCCAACCCAACTTGCAACTGATCCTATTGGGCTCAATCCTTCCAACTCTGGTCCAGCCCACTATAATGTTTTGGGCTTCAGTCATATGAGCAATTGAAAGAGCAGCTAACTATCACATTGGAGAGGGTTCCCCACAATGCCAACGGAGGAGGGAACTCTCTCACGTCACACGAATGGCAGCGCGAGATGATATCATGTGTTGGGTTCCTCTTCAATGAGTAATTCGCCCAATGAGTGCTCAATGAGGGATCCGACAACTGCACGCTGACTGGCACACATCCCCCTGGTTCGTAGGGTAGAAGAGCCGGATCTTGGTATCATTCACATGGGCTCACATTGATTAGAGTACGAGagaagcaataaaaaaaaataaaaccatgtGAAAGGGTGATGTACACTGATATCAATGGAAACTTTTTCACGAtagttatccatgtaacaatggaagtttttatttttgaaaatcacaTGATAAATTTGAGTTAtccatttttctgtttttttaaatgtaaaccACTTATTCTCACTCAGAGTTAGGAAAAAATGCATAGTAATGTCTACACTACCAGTGCACATGCATAGACATACACAAGATATGTGTGAATACAAAAGggagtatttgattgaattacactgtgaaatttaacatgtggctaatctagaccatgtcctctctatccaaccGTTAAAATAGTCATATCATGTGTCCATATGTTAGAGTGAATGCCttataacatttaaaaaaataacagatgtttgtgacaataataatttatcaaaaaatatatatatatttttgtttataaaataaaaaattattcatATCAAATTCCTACATTATGCTATGttaaatttttattgaattgaATTTCCTCCAATCTTGACTCTAATTTCACATAGTCTAGCTTCAATGAGGTGAGAATTGAGTAACCACTTTGAAGAACAAGTTACCGTTCATATAGAATACAAACAatacaacacacacacaaaaggaAAAGTGGTGATATGATATCTCCATAATTTTcaaaggatcgagtttccctccacccacagtgaatgggatctcattcatcgAGGAGCGGGAGAAGGTGAAAATGGATatcaggaggatattttggaacataccaaaaccctaggagaggtttgtgaaccctaggatggtggatgaACCGTCCTTTATAGATGGAATAAAAATTTGTCCATTTAGAAACATTCTCTCTTTTAAGTCTTATTTTAAATAGATATGTGCAAAACAGACTATTACTATCCCATATCAGACATATGGGGATTAAGCCTACATCAGTTTCACAAGACTTGGTGTGGGGTTATTATAACCTTGGATTCCTTCACCCTATACCCTATTTTTGGGTGAATTCTCTTGAGGTTCGTATTGGTGGTATTATATTAGAGTAGTTGATCTTTAGTCTCATCCCAACCCTCGCAAGAAAGAAACGACTTGGATGTTAGAATGAAGCCGTTAGAAAAAGGCTACTTGCTGCTGCTAGATAGATAACAAAAGGCAGCCACTTAGAAATGATTACTTGATTGGAAGTAAGCCATCCATGGACGTGATCTTTGACTAGGTTAGTGTTCAAcatggttttttgttttgtttttttttttttttttttggtagacgTGTTCAACTTGGTCACTAGAAAAAGCTAATGGAGTAACAAACATTTTGGCCGACAATGCT
The sequence above is a segment of the Telopea speciosissima isolate NSW1024214 ecotype Mountain lineage chromosome 7, Tspe_v1, whole genome shotgun sequence genome. Coding sequences within it:
- the LOC122667136 gene encoding WW domain-containing protein C660.06-like isoform X1, which translates into the protein MGPGGPGGGGGGPGGGWGGGGGGPGGGWGGPGGPGGPGGWGGGPGWGWGPGGFFGGFGNFMYSCFDFLCCCWLFRDCFGGGPGPGGPGGPGGPGGRPF
- the LOC122667136 gene encoding WW domain-containing protein C660.06-like isoform X2, translating into MGPGGPGGGGGGPGGGWGGGGGGPGGWGGGPGPGWGWGPGGFFGGFGNFMYSCFDFLCCCWLFRDCFGGGPGPGGPGGPGGPGGRPF